Genomic DNA from Candidatus Cloacimonadota bacterium:
TACAAAAACTTCTTACAAAATATCATAATCCCGGCAAAATTTTCAAAACATCAAAGGACGAGTTAATAGAAATATCTTATATTCCCCAGAAGGTAGTTGAGAATATTATCCATTTCGACCAACAAGAATTTGTGGAACGTCAATCTCAACTACTCGAAAAACATAATGTACATCTTATCTCTATCCTTGATGATGAATATCCTCGATTGCTGAAATACATATACAATCCACCGATATTGCTCTATATAAAAGGTCAACTGCTGCCCGAAGACGAACTTGCTTTCGCGGTCGTAGGAACACGAAAGCCAACACAATATGGTAAGATAGCTGTAAGAAAAATAGTACCGAAACTTACACTGTCAGGTTTTACGATAGTAAGCGGTCTCGCATACGGTATTGATGCTGCAGCTCATGAAGAAGCTTTACAAACAGGTGGAAGGACAATTGCTGTTTTTGGAACAGGACTGGACATAATATATCCTACAGCTAACAGAAAACTTGCTGATAGAGTGTTAGCAAATGGAGCATTAATATCAGAGATTCCTCTTGGAGAGAAAATTGAAGCATGGAATTTCGCAAATAGAAATCGTATAATCAGCGGGATGAGTAAAGGCACTTTAGTTGTGGAGGGTGCTAAAACGAGTGGTGCATTATTAACTGCAAAATATGCATTAGAACAGAATCGGGATGTGTATGCAATACCTGGAAATATTAACTCACCTCAGAGCGAAGGTCCTAATTATCTCATAAAGATAGGTGCAAAAATAGTCAGTTGCTCAGAGGATATTCTCGAAGAATATCAACTGACATTACAATTAACAAGCGACTCAAAACAGAAAGTCGAGAAACCAAAAGTAAAACTTTCTGATGAAGAAGATCAAATTTACAAACTTCTCATAAAGAATGAGAAAAATCTTAGTTTAGATCGAATGGTGGAACTCACAGGAGAGAATCCCTCAAAGCTATCGAGTATCCTGCTTCAAATGGAATTCAAAGGGCTGATAAAACGAGGTGCTCAGAATCGTTACTGGCTTGTCTAAAAAAAAGACCTTTGAGGTATGTAACCACAAAGGTCTTGGTTAATAATTACTAACTTATTCGATAATTCCTAAGATATCGGAACGTTGCACGATGAGATATTTTTTACCTTCAAGTTCGATCTCAGTGCCACCATATTTTGCATAAACAACCTTATCACCCTTTTTCACGAGTTTCTGCAGGTCTTCATCATTTCCAACTGCAATGATCTTGCCGATCTGTGGTTTTTCTTTTGCTGTGTCTGGGATGATAATGTTACCGATTTTCTTTTCTTCCGATTCAATTGTCTCAAGAAGAACGCGATCATCAATAGGTTTAATTTTCATTATACCTCCGTTATGATTTTTCATTTTGATTTATAGAAAAATGTATGGTGCAACAGAAGATGCGTCAAGAATTTTTTTATGATAATATAAAAAATTAGCAATGAGCTGAAAAGTTTGCTAAATTCCAGTTTTTCAAATGCAAAAATATTTCTAAAATTCAAAACTCCTGAAAATGTATGCTTAATACTTGACCAATAATTTATCTTTTGATGAAGAAATCAAAAGGTTTATATGATTAGAAAACTCATTTTAATTGGATATTTGTTTCTTTCTTTTGGAAGTACTCTCGCGAGTTCTTCATTAAAAGAGGTGTATGAAGTTGCTCCTGCATATGATGATTATGATAAATACATGGTATTGGAAACAGGTGTTACATACACGGGCGGCTTGCTGATCGGAAAGATATTCGATCCCATAACTGCTGAACTTTCTGATGAGATCGGGATGGATGTAAGGATCGTTGGGAACGGTGCAATACTTAATCTTCAGGGCGAAGAGATCTGCATTTCATATTGCACGAATAAACTCGATATAGACAATTGTATCATCATCAATGGAAATATACGGTATCGCGGCATCAATCTTCCTCCTGACGAGATATATCCTTCAGGATATGTAAAATACTGTACATTTTTTAAACCTCAAGATTATGGAATACGATTACAAGGAGCTGGTGGAAATATCACTATAGCGAGAAACCTGATTGTCGACGCAGTAGATACAGGTTGGGATTTTCATTATCTGCATGGTACCTCACTTGAATATTTACCAACTGGAGCAAATGTCTGCATCAGTGTCTTTTATTCAACCTATGGAGTTCCTGTTCTGCTGAATAACTGGTCGTTTCATTCCGATCCTGTTGTAAATGCGGACTTGACCAAACATTTTGTCGCACTTTGCGAGTATGGCTGAACCGTTCCGCAGGTGGTCAGTTGGGCTGCATCAAGTAATATAATTGGTATCGATCCTCAACTTATTGATCCGGAGAATGGAGATTATCGAGTGATACCCGGTTCTCCAGCAGAAGGATATGGTTGCCAAATATTTTCAGACGAGAGAATCAATTTTTATGACGATTCAAAAAAAGCATCCTTAACTTACGAAAAGTATAACAAGAGAAATTCCATAGAAGTATCTGGAATCATTAATGAGCATACATTCTGGCAGGCAGATACGATAAAAGTAATAGGAGATATCAAAATTGCAGACCAAACGATTCTCACAATAGCACCTTCAACGAGGATCGAATTCCAGGATTTTTATTCTATCGATTGCAAAGGAAGTATAGAGGCAATAGGGAAAGCTGACGGAAGAATAATTTTTACATCTGCTCATCCGGAGTACTTTATACCTGATTCATCAACGACTGGAGCCTGGAATTGTATCAGGTTTCATAATACTTCTCCGTTAAATGATAGATCATTCTTCGCATATTGTGATTTCGAATATTCAAAAGCTTTTGACGATTCAGTAAAAGGTGGTGTGTTTTCATTATATAACTATTCTAATTTACTCGTTGAAAATTGCTCCTTTACTCAAAATTGTGCAGACTATGGATCGGTATTAGGTGTGGATTATCAATCATCTCCTTGGATAATTGGCTGCATTTTTGACAAAAATTATGCTTTTATTGGCGGTTCACCAATCTATAGTGCCTATTCTTTTCCGAGATTGTTCAATAATACAATCGTTGATAACTATGTACTAAATAATGATATAAATTACCGAACAGGTGCAGTGCAGTCATTCATTTCAAAACCTCGAATCATAAATAACATTATATGGGATAATGCTACTCAG
This window encodes:
- the dprA gene encoding DNA-processing protein DprA, with protein sequence MEKSEYYDWLRIVTVKGLGSETIQKLLTKYHNPGKIFKTSKDELIEISYIPQKVVENIIHFDQQEFVERQSQLLEKHNVHLISILDDEYPRLLKYIYNPPILLYIKGQLLPEDELAFAVVGTRKPTQYGKIAVRKIVPKLTLSGFTIVSGLAYGIDAAAHEEALQTGGRTIAVFGTGLDIIYPTANRKLADRVLANGALISEIPLGEKIEAWNFANRNRIISGMSKGTLVVEGAKTSGALLTAKYALEQNRDVYAIPGNINSPQSEGPNYLIKIGAKIVSCSEDILEEYQLTLQLTSDSKQKVEKPKVKLSDEEDQIYKLLIKNEKNLSLDRMVELTGENPSKLSSILLQMEFKGLIKRGAQNRYWLV
- a CDS encoding co-chaperone GroES, which codes for MKIKPIDDRVLLETIESEEKKIGNIIIPDTAKEKPQIGKIIAVGNDEDLQKLVKKGDKVVYAKYGGTEIELEGKKYLIVQRSDILGIIE